A DNA window from Pyrus communis chromosome 3, drPyrComm1.1, whole genome shotgun sequence contains the following coding sequences:
- the LOC137729176 gene encoding HVA22-like protein k, translating into MALPSEVGLRVLLYPFGSNVLVRTACCSVGIALPVYSTFKAIEKKDQEEQQRMLLYWAAYGSFSVAEVFSDKILSWFPLYYHMKFAFLVWLQLPASNGARHLYMNHLRPFFRRHQVRLDQAVDFIYGQMTKFISSHQGELQFAKALFMKIVASVRGIVPGQGQSNRAIEGPAKESQDTESDIDE; encoded by the exons ATGGCTCTGCCAAGCGAG GTCGGATTGCGGGTACTGCTTTATCCCTTTGGTTCCAACGTCCTTGTCCGGACCGCTTG CTGCTCTGTGGGGATTGCTTTACCTGTTTACTCGACGTTTAAAGCTATTGAGAAGAAGGATCAAGAGGAGCAACAAAGAATGCTTCTTTATTGGGCAG CTTATGGATCTTTCAGTGTTGCAGAAGTATTTTCAGACAAAATTCTCTCCTG GTTTCCGCTCTACTACCATATGAAGTTTgcatttcttgtttggttacaACTTCCAGCCTCAAAT GGAGCAAGGCATTTGTACATGAACCATCTGCGTCCATTCTTTCGGAGACATCAAGTCCGACTTGATCAAGCTGTGGATTTTATTTATGGCCAAATG ACTAAATTCATCAGTTCACACCAAGGAGAATTACAGTTTGCAAAGGCACTTTTCATGAAGATTGTGGCTTCAG TTCGGGGCATCGTCCCAGGGCAAGGGCAATCAAATCGTGCGATCGAAGGCCCTGCGAAAGAGAGTCAAGACACTGAGTCAGATATAGATGAGTAG